The following are encoded together in the Flavihumibacter fluvii genome:
- a CDS encoding sensor histidine kinase: MHYRRYTQGLLPIVLLLAIMAMASMQNETQAQLNPDRLMQYSEKDGLPGADVYAVMPDHAGYIWTGTINGLSRFDGYEFKRYYYNPNDSTSIKGSLIWSLFEQPNGNIWIGGVSAINRYDPVSNIFHRYAYDHLIDQPSNIETGILNINSDANGRIYFGVRINRGEGVTHGLLYYDEKDDALKRFEYPDSLVIGEVFQSGLDKFGDFWFLSNTGLFKINQSGKLVKYHGLDAELKKSNINYSGIYADHEGYLWIGLQNQQLCRLNIKTGETIFYSLQEILGNTKRAFYFNSMDSGPNQTLWFGSNFGLICFHRNTGRFEVFNEDADKKIERGDIWSVKFDAFGTLWMGTQTKGLLKYDNTSLLKTYSNKNEEKNSLSPGWANNIREISGGKILITTGGQNGTGGFNVLDPETGMISIIPNHEIAPLIWGINSVYENAPGEYIINTYRDNYLFWPATKKVEKLNLPGVPDNTVIWTFYTDNQHNFWLGSSRGLYRRSKGASTFKLYELSVIPGSNLTSNEINGILQSRFNGLWLRSNNGLFFYDYATDKIDRHGFDKTKGDVFFSQDVNAIYEDSDSILWVGTWQGGLGKYNVRTRKIKNYTTENGLPSMSIQSILGDEENGTLWMGSFDGLIRFDKKTEQSISFSIADGIQSQLFADGSAVRTSKGYFAFGGSNGITIFKPGDIAKNSIPPKVFLTDLKLFNKSVTPGEKSILKTTISKTKEITLPYDQNNITLDFLALHFGNPAKNKYAYRLENFENDWREVGSQHTAYYSKLPPGKYIFHVKAANNNGVWNEEGASLSITILPPWWMTYWAYAAYLLGFIALGFAGDRYFRHRLIEKERERNQARELEQAKEIEKAYRGLTEAHESLKATQNQLIQAEKMASLGELTAGIAHEIQNPLNFVNNFAEVNNELLGEMNDEIAKGDLDSAREVAKHIVLNNQKINEHGKRADSIVKSMLQHSQSSRGIKEKTDINSLCDEYLRLAYHGYRAKEKSFQANLVLDFDKELPMASINRQEIGRVLLNLYNNAFFALWEKRKLVNGSFEPAIRVSTKARQNGIEISIADNGSGIPEKVIGKIFQPFFTTKPTGQGTGLGLSLSYDIVKAHGGELQVDTRAGVGTTFNFFLPA; the protein is encoded by the coding sequence ATGCACTACCGTAGGTATACACAAGGGCTTTTACCCATTGTATTGCTGCTCGCCATAATGGCCATGGCTTCCATGCAAAATGAAACACAGGCCCAGCTCAACCCAGACCGGCTGATGCAATACAGCGAAAAAGACGGCCTGCCGGGTGCAGATGTATACGCTGTAATGCCTGATCATGCTGGTTATATCTGGACGGGTACCATCAATGGCTTGTCCCGTTTCGATGGCTATGAATTCAAACGCTACTACTATAATCCCAACGACAGTACGTCCATAAAAGGCAGTTTAATTTGGTCACTTTTCGAACAACCCAACGGAAATATCTGGATCGGTGGGGTAAGTGCCATTAACCGGTATGATCCTGTCTCTAATATATTTCACCGCTATGCATACGATCATTTGATCGACCAGCCGTCAAACATAGAAACCGGCATTCTCAATATCAACAGCGATGCAAATGGCCGGATTTATTTTGGTGTCAGGATTAATCGTGGTGAAGGCGTCACTCATGGCCTCTTATATTACGATGAAAAAGACGATGCGTTGAAACGGTTTGAATATCCGGATAGCCTGGTGATTGGCGAAGTATTCCAGTCGGGCCTTGATAAATTTGGTGACTTTTGGTTCCTCAGTAATACTGGTCTTTTTAAAATTAACCAGTCCGGTAAATTGGTTAAGTACCATGGATTGGATGCAGAACTAAAGAAGTCCAATATAAATTATTCAGGTATTTATGCAGACCATGAGGGATACCTGTGGATTGGATTACAAAATCAACAACTTTGTCGCCTTAACATAAAGACCGGCGAAACGATCTTTTATTCCTTACAGGAAATACTTGGCAATACTAAAAGGGCTTTCTATTTCAATTCAATGGATTCCGGGCCAAACCAAACACTTTGGTTTGGTTCCAATTTCGGGTTGATTTGCTTTCACAGGAATACCGGACGGTTTGAAGTATTCAATGAAGATGCCGATAAGAAAATTGAAAGAGGCGACATCTGGAGTGTGAAATTTGACGCATTCGGCACCCTATGGATGGGCACACAGACAAAAGGACTATTGAAGTATGATAACACCTCACTCCTTAAGACCTACAGCAACAAGAACGAAGAAAAAAATTCCCTCTCGCCCGGTTGGGCCAATAATATCCGCGAGATCAGTGGTGGTAAGATCCTGATCACAACAGGCGGACAAAATGGAACCGGTGGATTTAATGTACTGGATCCGGAGACTGGCATGATCAGTATAATTCCAAACCACGAAATAGCGCCATTAATTTGGGGTATAAATAGTGTTTACGAAAATGCACCCGGGGAATATATTATCAATACCTACCGGGATAATTACCTCTTTTGGCCAGCTACAAAGAAGGTTGAAAAATTAAACTTACCAGGCGTTCCCGATAATACCGTTATCTGGACATTCTATACCGACAACCAGCATAACTTCTGGTTGGGAAGCTCCAGGGGCTTATACAGAAGAAGCAAGGGTGCCAGTACATTTAAATTATATGAACTTTCTGTTATACCTGGTTCTAACCTCACCAGTAATGAAATAAACGGTATCCTGCAAAGCCGGTTCAACGGGTTATGGTTAAGGTCCAATAATGGGTTGTTCTTTTATGATTATGCCACCGACAAAATTGATCGCCATGGCTTCGATAAAACAAAGGGCGATGTGTTTTTTTCCCAGGATGTTAATGCCATTTATGAAGACAGCGACAGTATTTTATGGGTGGGCACCTGGCAGGGCGGTTTAGGCAAATACAATGTCAGGACCCGGAAGATAAAAAACTATACCACTGAAAACGGATTGCCCAGTATGAGTATTCAAAGTATCCTCGGTGATGAGGAGAACGGCACACTGTGGATGGGCAGTTTTGATGGATTGATACGGTTCGACAAAAAAACAGAACAGAGTATTAGTTTCTCCATTGCAGACGGCATCCAAAGCCAACTGTTTGCTGATGGGTCAGCCGTCAGAACTTCCAAAGGCTATTTTGCTTTCGGTGGTTCAAATGGTATCACCATTTTCAAACCGGGTGATATTGCCAAAAACTCCATTCCGCCAAAAGTCTTCCTGACCGACCTGAAATTGTTTAATAAATCAGTTACGCCCGGTGAAAAGTCCATCCTGAAAACAACCATCAGCAAAACAAAGGAAATCACCTTACCATACGACCAGAATAATATTACCCTTGATTTTCTGGCGCTCCATTTTGGTAACCCGGCAAAAAACAAATACGCCTATCGCCTCGAAAATTTTGAGAACGACTGGCGTGAAGTGGGCAGCCAGCATACCGCATATTATTCCAAACTCCCACCGGGTAAATATATTTTCCATGTCAAAGCAGCCAATAACAATGGTGTCTGGAATGAAGAAGGTGCTTCATTAAGTATCACTATCCTTCCGCCCTGGTGGATGACCTATTGGGCCTATGCGGCCTACCTGCTTGGTTTTATCGCCCTGGGTTTTGCGGGCGACAGGTATTTCCGGCATCGCCTTATCGAAAAGGAACGCGAACGCAACCAGGCCCGTGAACTGGAACAGGCTAAAGAAATTGAAAAAGCCTACCGTGGACTTACAGAAGCACATGAAAGCCTGAAAGCCACCCAGAACCAGCTCATCCAGGCTGAAAAAATGGCTTCACTTGGTGAACTTACCGCCGGCATTGCCCATGAGATCCAGAACCCGTTAAATTTCGTCAACAATTTCGCAGAGGTCAACAATGAATTGCTCGGGGAAATGAATGACGAGATTGCTAAAGGAGATCTTGACAGTGCCAGGGAAGTAGCTAAGCATATTGTCCTAAACAACCAGAAGATCAATGAACATGGCAAGCGTGCAGATTCTATTGTGAAATCCATGCTGCAGCATTCACAATCCAGCCGGGGTATTAAGGAAAAGACCGATATCAATAGCCTTTGCGATGAATATTTACGGCTGGCCTACCATGGTTACCGGGCGAAAGAAAAATCCTTCCAGGCTAACCTGGTGCTGGATTTTGATAAAGAACTCCCAATGGCCAGCATCAATCGCCAGGAGATCGGCAGGGTATTACTGAATTTGTATAACAATGCCTTTTTTGCACTTTGGGAAAAACGCAAACTGGTCAACGGTTCTTTTGAACCTGCAATCAGGGTTTCCACCAAAGCCAGGCAAAACGGGATTGAAATTTCCATTGCTGATAATGGATCCGGAATTCCCGAGAAAGTAATCGGTAAGATATTCCAGCCTTTCTTTACCACGAAACCAACGGGCCAGGGAACCGGATTAGGTTTGTCATTGAGTTATGATATTGTCAAGGCACATGGTGGTGAACTGCAGGTAGATACCCGCGCAGGAGTGGGAACAACCTTCAATTTCTTTCTACCCGCCTAA
- a CDS encoding decaprenyl-phosphate phosphoribosyltransferase, whose amino-acid sequence MVQYIKLLRPKEWIKNFFLFLPLFFAADLFKFEKYPPLLLGFLAFSLVASSIYIINDYRDIESDKKHPTKSKRPLASGTVSPTAAIIICGICLLVGFSIAYLTLPKFVFILGIYFTMNLAYSFGLKNIPVLDTFIVAAGFVLRAKAGAELADVYLSEWLTIMVFLLALFMALGKRRDDVLLKIESGVDMRKAIHGYNLNFLNVALSMVCAVIIVAYFMYSMSTEVTTRLGTYRVYYTTVFILAGIMRYLQIIYVNADSGSPTKILYKDRFIQISIVLWIASFYFILYIRDLNFFK is encoded by the coding sequence TTGGTACAGTACATAAAATTACTCCGACCGAAGGAATGGATTAAAAATTTTTTCCTGTTCCTTCCGCTCTTCTTCGCAGCCGATTTATTCAAATTTGAAAAATACCCCCCTCTGCTGCTGGGGTTCCTTGCGTTTTCCCTTGTTGCCAGCAGTATTTATATTATCAATGATTACAGGGATATTGAATCCGATAAAAAGCATCCGACCAAATCTAAAAGGCCTTTAGCATCCGGAACGGTTTCGCCAACTGCTGCAATCATTATTTGCGGCATTTGCCTTTTGGTTGGTTTTTCAATTGCTTATCTGACCTTACCGAAATTTGTTTTTATCCTCGGTATCTATTTTACAATGAACCTGGCCTACTCCTTCGGGCTTAAAAACATTCCTGTCCTGGATACTTTTATCGTTGCTGCCGGTTTCGTTTTAAGGGCAAAGGCCGGTGCAGAACTGGCAGATGTCTACCTCTCCGAATGGTTGACTATAATGGTTTTCCTGCTGGCATTATTTATGGCCCTGGGAAAACGAAGGGATGATGTATTGCTGAAAATAGAGTCTGGTGTTGATATGCGTAAGGCCATCCATGGCTATAACCTGAATTTCCTGAATGTGGCATTGTCCATGGTCTGCGCTGTCATCATAGTAGCCTACTTTATGTACTCCATGTCCACCGAGGTTACTACAAGGCTGGGCACTTACCGGGTGTATTATACCACAGTCTTCATTCTTGCCGGTATCATGCGGTACCTGCAGATTATTTATGTTAATGCAGATTCCGGATCACCTACTAAAATCTTGTACAAAGACCGGTTTATCCAGATTTCCATCGTGCTCTGGATTGCCAGTTTTTACTTTATACTTTATATCAGGGATTTAAACTTTTTTAAATGA
- a CDS encoding FAD-binding oxidoreductase has protein sequence MKKSVSNWGNYPVIESDERFFTLKEKLNSLLKEDKQLIARGNGRCYGDAGLADQIISTVKFDKVLAFDTTNGIFECQSGLTLDKILDVIVPKGWFLPVTPGTKFISVGGAVASDIHGKNHHVDGSFSNHVMEIELILASGETIICTPELHHDLFTATCGGMGLTGIITRVKFGLKKIETAYIKQKQVKARNLDHVLELFEEYKHYTYSVAWIDCLKKGSHFGRSILILGEHASKDDLTEKQKTAPLVLPIKKQVSIPFFFPSFVLNKWSVQLFNFLYYNKNFKNEINNVVPYEPFFYPLDAILNWNRGYGRKGFVQYQFVLPLSQKDGLTAILQKISSKGLGSFLAVLKVFGKQESLISFPDEGYTLALDFPVRKGLFDFLDELDQMVLQFGGRIYLSKDARMKPEIFWKSYPHAVEFADIVRKYDPGSRFSSVQSKRLLQTK, from the coding sequence ATGAAAAAAAGCGTTAGCAACTGGGGTAATTATCCTGTTATAGAGAGCGATGAACGGTTTTTTACGCTGAAAGAAAAATTAAACAGCCTGCTGAAAGAGGATAAACAGCTGATTGCACGGGGTAATGGTCGCTGTTATGGTGATGCCGGGTTAGCTGACCAGATCATTTCTACAGTTAAATTTGATAAAGTGCTGGCTTTTGATACCACCAATGGCATTTTTGAATGCCAGTCGGGACTCACACTTGATAAAATATTGGACGTGATTGTTCCTAAGGGCTGGTTCCTGCCGGTAACACCGGGTACAAAGTTTATCAGCGTAGGTGGCGCTGTGGCCAGTGATATTCATGGTAAGAACCACCATGTCGATGGATCATTCTCCAATCATGTAATGGAAATTGAACTCATCCTTGCGAGTGGTGAAACCATAATCTGTACCCCTGAACTTCACCATGACCTTTTTACGGCCACCTGCGGCGGAATGGGACTTACAGGGATCATTACCCGTGTGAAATTCGGGCTGAAAAAAATTGAAACGGCCTACATTAAACAAAAGCAGGTCAAAGCCCGCAACCTCGACCATGTTCTTGAATTATTTGAAGAATATAAACACTATACGTATTCTGTGGCCTGGATTGACTGCCTTAAAAAGGGAAGCCATTTCGGCAGGAGTATCCTGATACTCGGCGAACATGCCTCGAAAGACGATCTTACGGAAAAACAAAAGACTGCACCATTGGTCCTGCCGATTAAAAAACAGGTTTCCATTCCCTTTTTCTTTCCATCTTTTGTCCTTAATAAATGGTCCGTGCAGTTGTTTAATTTCCTGTATTATAATAAGAATTTCAAGAATGAGATCAATAATGTCGTTCCATACGAACCATTTTTCTACCCGCTTGATGCTATTTTGAACTGGAACCGGGGGTATGGCCGGAAGGGCTTTGTACAATACCAGTTTGTGCTGCCACTCAGCCAGAAAGATGGTCTTACAGCCATTCTTCAGAAAATCAGTTCCAAAGGCCTTGGATCTTTCCTTGCTGTATTGAAAGTTTTCGGCAAGCAGGAGAGCCTGATTTCTTTCCCGGATGAAGGCTACACTCTTGCCCTTGATTTCCCGGTCCGGAAAGGCCTTTTTGATTTCCTTGATGAACTGGACCAAATGGTACTTCAATTTGGCGGAAGAATATATTTATCAAAGGACGCCCGCATGAAACCTGAAATTTTCTGGAAATCCTATCCGCACGCAGTAGAATTTGCAGATATTGTCAGGAAGTATGACCCTGGCAGCAGGTTCAGTTCCGTTCAGTCAAAACGTTTGCTTCAGACCAAATAA
- a CDS encoding SDR family oxidoreductase codes for MPVVLILGATSDIGVAIAKKFAAEKYGVILASRNPEQLSPLKSDLAIRFGIDCYSCQFDAMDFGSHQNFYQSLPVKPDIAICIFGYMKDNEFVSAHPDELVRTIGTNFTGAASILNIIARDFSKRKSGTIVGISSVAGLRGRQSNYIYGSAKAGFIAYLSGLRNRLFRDQVHVLTVLPGFVNTSMTEDLQLPPLLTAQPVEVAVALYKGVSKKKNTIYVKWFWKWIMLIIKMIPEPIFKKLRL; via the coding sequence ATGCCTGTTGTATTGATCCTGGGTGCTACCTCTGATATAGGAGTCGCTATCGCGAAAAAATTTGCGGCTGAAAAGTATGGTGTGATCCTGGCTTCAAGAAATCCGGAACAGCTTTCACCACTCAAATCCGACCTGGCTATCAGGTTTGGTATAGATTGCTATTCATGCCAGTTTGATGCGATGGATTTCGGCAGCCATCAAAATTTTTACCAATCACTTCCTGTGAAACCGGATATCGCCATTTGTATTTTCGGCTATATGAAGGATAATGAGTTTGTATCTGCTCATCCGGATGAACTGGTAAGGACAATCGGGACCAATTTTACCGGGGCTGCTTCCATACTGAATATCATCGCCAGGGATTTTTCAAAACGCAAAAGCGGTACCATCGTCGGTATCAGTTCGGTTGCTGGTTTACGAGGCCGCCAGAGCAATTATATTTATGGCTCCGCAAAGGCTGGCTTTATTGCCTACCTGTCGGGGTTGCGTAACCGCCTTTTCAGAGACCAGGTTCATGTGCTTACTGTGCTGCCTGGTTTTGTCAACACAAGTATGACCGAGGACCTGCAATTACCCCCATTGCTAACCGCCCAGCCGGTCGAAGTCGCTGTCGCACTCTATAAGGGGGTGTCGAAGAAAAAAAATACCATCTACGTTAAATGGTTTTGGAAATGGATCATGCTGATCATCAAAATGATTCCCGAACCCATCTTTAAAAAATTACGGTTGTGA
- a CDS encoding HAD-IB family hydrolase — translation MNKSIAFFDFDGTITTRDTMLELIRHSKGDARFYAGFLFLSPLMVAMKLKLLSNTYVKERFLSYFFGGIDAEHFQQLCNRFIENKLPALIREQAMAAIKEHHLQQTEVVIVSASASNWISKWCEQHNITCISSAMEISGGKITGKLQGPNVHGQEKVRKIKNAYDLNVYQRIYCYGDTGGDLPMLELATDRFYKPFR, via the coding sequence GTGAATAAGTCAATTGCATTTTTTGATTTTGATGGGACCATTACAACCAGGGATACCATGCTTGAGCTGATCAGGCATTCGAAAGGTGATGCCAGGTTTTATGCTGGTTTCCTCTTTCTGTCGCCGCTGATGGTGGCCATGAAACTTAAATTATTAAGCAATACTTACGTAAAAGAAAGATTCCTTTCTTACTTTTTCGGAGGTATTGATGCGGAACATTTCCAGCAGCTCTGCAACCGGTTTATTGAAAATAAATTGCCTGCATTGATCAGGGAACAAGCTATGGCAGCCATTAAGGAGCACCACCTGCAACAAACCGAAGTAGTTATCGTTTCCGCCTCGGCCTCAAACTGGATCAGCAAATGGTGTGAACAGCATAACATCACCTGCATCTCAAGTGCCATGGAAATATCTGGTGGTAAAATTACCGGAAAGCTGCAAGGCCCTAACGTTCATGGACAAGAAAAGGTCAGGAAGATAAAAAATGCTTACGACCTGAATGTTTACCAGCGGATTTATTGTTATGGTGATACCGGTGGAGACCTGCCTATGCTTGAATTGGCCACCGACCGATTTTACAAGCCATTTCGTTGA
- a CDS encoding sensor histidine kinase, which produces MRLLMMQNGVWPEWPPRIVKAYYVIGLLFGLYYILDESAVISWIWNLAILGIFYIIYRIEDFQRLRSLMYAFLPLMVLEVLQEATHLGTWKWLNTLEGYLENAQGFAIIWLIAMFIIISRQNKALRKVEMQQKVEEKLKEIAVSQKAELEVLVAQRTAEITKQKEELQKTVEELRATQAQLIQSEKMASLGELTAGIAHEIQNPLNFVNNFSEVNAELLEELEHEIDKGNLEEIRAIARDIKGNETKINHHGKRADAIVKGMLQHSRTGSGSKELTDVNDLADEYLRLAYHGLRAKDKSFNATMKTDFDTSFGLLNVVPQDLGRVILNLITNAFYAVSEKKKLQPQGYEPIVSVSTKKIKNRVEIRVADNGMGIPQKVMDKIFQPFFTTKPTGEGTGLGLSMSYDIITKGHGGELLVKTREGEFAEFIIKLPV; this is translated from the coding sequence ATGCGTCTGCTGATGATGCAAAATGGAGTTTGGCCTGAATGGCCGCCAAGAATAGTGAAAGCTTACTACGTAATCGGGCTGCTATTTGGTTTGTATTATATTTTGGATGAGAGTGCAGTGATCAGCTGGATCTGGAATTTGGCCATCCTTGGTATTTTTTACATTATCTACCGCATTGAAGACTTCCAAAGACTGCGCAGCTTAATGTATGCCTTCCTGCCGTTGATGGTCCTTGAGGTATTACAGGAAGCGACACACCTTGGAACCTGGAAATGGCTGAACACCCTTGAAGGATATCTCGAAAATGCCCAGGGCTTCGCCATCATCTGGCTGATCGCCATGTTTATCATCATCAGCCGGCAGAATAAAGCTCTTCGGAAAGTGGAGATGCAGCAAAAAGTGGAAGAGAAACTCAAGGAAATTGCTGTTTCCCAAAAAGCCGAGTTGGAAGTCCTGGTGGCACAAAGGACTGCCGAGATCACTAAGCAAAAAGAAGAATTGCAAAAGACTGTGGAAGAACTCAGGGCTACCCAGGCCCAGCTGATCCAGTCTGAAAAAATGGCCTCGCTGGGAGAACTTACTGCCGGTATTGCCCATGAGATCCAAAACCCACTCAATTTTGTCAATAATTTTTCTGAGGTCAATGCAGAATTGCTCGAAGAGCTTGAACACGAGATCGATAAAGGGAACCTGGAAGAAATCAGGGCCATTGCCCGCGATATTAAAGGAAACGAAACCAAGATCAACCACCATGGCAAACGTGCTGATGCCATTGTAAAAGGAATGTTGCAACATAGCCGCACAGGCAGTGGATCCAAGGAGTTAACAGATGTAAACGACCTGGCCGATGAATACCTGCGGCTGGCCTACCATGGTTTAAGGGCTAAGGATAAATCGTTTAATGCCACAATGAAAACCGATTTTGATACCAGTTTCGGACTGTTGAATGTTGTACCCCAGGATCTTGGCCGCGTGATACTTAACCTGATCACCAATGCATTTTATGCCGTTTCTGAAAAGAAAAAACTCCAGCCACAGGGATATGAGCCCATCGTCTCTGTAAGTACAAAAAAAATAAAGAACAGGGTTGAAATTAGGGTGGCCGATAATGGCATGGGCATCCCACAGAAGGTAATGGATAAGATTTTTCAGCCTTTCTTCACAACCAAGCCTACCGGCGAAGGCACCGGTCTCGGACTGAGTATGAGCTATGATATTATTACCAAAGGACACGGCGGTGAACTGCTGGTGAAAACCAGGGAAGGTGAATTCGCTGAGTTTATCATTAAGTTGCCTGTTTAA
- a CDS encoding response regulator — MKVLVVDDERDIQTLFEQRFRKEIRDKVLDFVFAFSGEDALKYLNDHEHEAVLILSDINMPGMSGLELLAHIKQKYMKPPPVVMMITAYGDAENFNTAKELGADDFLTKPVDFTLLKEKLKVIS; from the coding sequence ATGAAAGTGCTAGTTGTAGATGATGAAAGGGATATCCAAACCCTGTTTGAACAACGCTTCAGGAAAGAGATCCGGGACAAGGTCCTGGATTTTGTATTTGCTTTTTCCGGCGAAGATGCTTTGAAATACCTGAACGACCATGAACACGAAGCTGTATTGATCCTTTCTGATATCAACATGCCTGGAATGAGTGGATTGGAACTTCTGGCACATATCAAACAAAAATACATGAAGCCACCTCCGGTTGTCATGATGATCACTGCTTATGGCGATGCAGAAAATTTCAACACTGCCAAAGAATTGGGTGCCGATGATTTTTTAACCAAACCGGTTGACTTTACCTTATTGAAGGAAAAATTAAAAGTGATCAGCTGA
- a CDS encoding adenylate/guanylate cyclase domain-containing response regulator, giving the protein MAKILVADDELDLEMLIKQKFRQKIRENQYEFIFAVNGNDALEKIQQNPDVDLVLSDINMPEMDGLTLLTKLGESSPLIKAVIVSAYGDMENIRTAMNRGAFDFITKPINFEDLSVTIEKTLKHVRHIRETLKAIKENNILKMYVDETVLNFMGSREFESSLMENETIEATVAFLDICSFTSISEKESPDTVVKLLNTYFDVMVKAIIAQGGYVDKFIGDAVMAVFRNEFHLDRAIEACLNVRRQIEKLPHLEDAHSFIPKVSIGINSGEMISGNIGSASLKRLDYTVIGDTVNTAQRLQSVAKENQIIISESSYQKVKESFHCKEVGKVTLKNKAEQAMIYEVLD; this is encoded by the coding sequence ATGGCAAAGATATTAGTTGCGGATGATGAGCTTGATCTCGAAATGCTTATTAAGCAGAAGTTTCGGCAGAAAATCCGTGAGAACCAGTATGAATTTATTTTCGCAGTGAATGGCAACGACGCATTGGAGAAAATACAGCAGAATCCCGATGTTGATCTTGTGCTAAGCGATATCAACATGCCTGAAATGGATGGGCTGACCTTACTCACCAAACTCGGGGAATCAAGCCCCCTGATCAAAGCCGTGATCGTATCTGCCTATGGTGATATGGAAAATATCCGAACCGCCATGAATCGCGGTGCTTTTGATTTTATTACAAAGCCCATCAACTTTGAAGACCTGTCGGTAACAATAGAGAAGACCCTCAAACATGTGCGGCATATTCGTGAAACCCTGAAAGCCATCAAGGAAAACAATATCCTGAAAATGTACGTCGATGAAACGGTACTCAATTTTATGGGTAGCCGCGAGTTTGAATCCTCCCTGATGGAGAATGAGACCATTGAAGCAACCGTTGCTTTTTTGGACATCTGTAGTTTTACCTCCATCAGCGAAAAGGAATCTCCTGATACTGTGGTGAAACTGCTCAATACTTATTTTGATGTAATGGTAAAGGCAATCATTGCCCAGGGTGGGTATGTCGATAAATTTATTGGGGATGCGGTAATGGCCGTATTCCGTAACGAATTCCACCTCGACCGGGCCATTGAAGCCTGCCTTAATGTAAGGCGCCAGATCGAAAAACTGCCACACCTGGAAGACGCCCACTCATTTATACCGAAAGTTTCGATCGGCATCAATAGCGGCGAAATGATCTCCGGGAATATAGGCTCTGCCAGCTTAAAGCGGCTGGACTATACCGTTATTGGCGATACCGTGAATACCGCCCAGCGGCTTCAATCGGTCGCAAAGGAAAACCAGATCATCATCAGCGAATCTTCCTACCAGAAAGTAAAGGAATCCTTTCACTGCAAAGAGGTCGGCAAAGTAACCCTGAAGAATAAAGCTGAACAGGCGATGATTTATGAGGTGCTGGATTGA
- a CDS encoding PepSY-like domain-containing protein, whose product MCKKMLLTAVLGMVLLIHASAQVFNVPDKAKTHFKTNYNNARDVDWRNNVSDYNCFFKEGDIDCRANYHLDGTWNYTEKKIPADSIPVKVSDSFSKSKYRDWALKSVLFVENNKKESLYRYEVKKGVKVMYIFFDTDGKLIKENASI is encoded by the coding sequence ATGTGTAAAAAAATGCTTTTAACTGCTGTGCTGGGAATGGTTCTATTAATCCATGCATCAGCCCAGGTCTTTAATGTGCCAGATAAGGCAAAAACCCATTTTAAAACAAATTATAATAATGCCCGGGATGTTGATTGGCGAAATAATGTGTCGGATTATAATTGTTTCTTCAAGGAGGGGGATATAGACTGCCGCGCCAATTATCACCTTGACGGTACCTGGAATTATACCGAGAAAAAGATTCCTGCTGACAGCATCCCTGTAAAAGTCAGTGATTCCTTTAGTAAAAGCAAATACCGCGATTGGGCATTAAAATCAGTGCTTTTTGTTGAAAACAACAAAAAGGAAAGCCTTTACAGGTATGAAGTCAAAAAAGGCGTCAAGGTCATGTATATCTTCTTTGATACGGATGGTAAACTGATCAAAGAGAATGCATCTATATAG